A section of the Virgibacillus sp. NKC19-3 genome encodes:
- the galT gene encoding UDP-glucose--hexose-1-phosphate uridylyltransferase, which yields MIYQHINGLIQKAIEAALIEQADQIYVRNQVMRLLHLESFPENVTNITKDSIPNILERIIAYAVENDVIENVFDDKEILAATIMNCFIARPSVINKTFYKKYEQSPQAATDYFYTLSKNSNYIQMNRIAKNIHFKANTSYGEMDITINLSKPEKDPEQIRREREKKEQIAYPKCVLCIENEGYAGRTGYPARANHRIVNVPLKGENWYLQYSPYVYYHEHSIVLAEEHRNMKMDKDAFERLLLFTEKFPHYFIGSNADLPIVGGSILSHDHYQAGRYEFPMAQATDVFSFTLKQFPKIKASVLKWPMSVIRLQSWEKDQLLQTADHILQTWKGYSDDDADIRAFTGDTPHNTITPIARIRDGMYELDLVLRNNRTSEAHPLGIFHPHADVHHIKKENIGLIEVLGLAVLPARLKDELAEIRQFLLDNSSNIAAYHQTWAKQIKQAYGTISSPEQVDQIIENELGKKFARVLEDAGVFKEQATFNRFIRTLNEVGE from the coding sequence ATGATTTATCAGCATATCAACGGACTTATTCAAAAGGCAATAGAGGCAGCGCTCATCGAGCAAGCAGATCAGATTTATGTGCGAAATCAGGTAATGCGCCTTTTACATTTAGAGTCTTTTCCCGAAAACGTAACCAATATAACAAAAGACTCCATCCCTAATATCCTAGAAAGGATAATTGCCTACGCCGTGGAAAATGACGTTATTGAAAATGTTTTCGATGATAAGGAAATTCTTGCTGCAACAATCATGAATTGTTTTATTGCACGTCCATCCGTTATAAACAAGACATTTTATAAAAAATATGAACAGTCCCCTCAAGCAGCAACAGATTATTTTTATACATTAAGCAAAAACAGCAACTATATTCAGATGAACCGCATAGCAAAGAATATCCATTTCAAAGCAAACACTTCTTATGGTGAAATGGACATCACAATAAATCTATCGAAACCAGAAAAGGATCCAGAGCAAATTAGACGAGAACGAGAAAAGAAGGAACAGATCGCTTATCCCAAATGTGTATTATGCATCGAGAATGAAGGATACGCAGGTCGGACCGGCTATCCAGCACGTGCTAATCATCGTATCGTCAACGTTCCATTAAAAGGAGAAAACTGGTACCTGCAATATTCTCCATATGTCTATTATCATGAGCATAGTATTGTGCTTGCCGAAGAACACCGTAACATGAAAATGGATAAGGACGCATTTGAGCGACTGCTTCTATTCACAGAGAAATTTCCGCATTATTTTATCGGATCCAATGCAGATCTGCCGATTGTTGGAGGTTCGATTTTGAGTCATGATCATTATCAGGCAGGTCGTTATGAATTTCCAATGGCACAAGCTACCGATGTTTTTTCCTTTACGTTGAAGCAATTTCCTAAAATAAAAGCATCTGTTTTGAAATGGCCGATGTCCGTAATCAGGCTTCAAAGTTGGGAGAAAGACCAGCTCCTCCAAACAGCTGATCATATTTTACAAACATGGAAAGGGTATTCCGACGATGATGCGGATATAAGAGCCTTTACCGGCGATACACCACATAACACGATCACACCTATCGCAAGGATACGTGATGGTATGTATGAGCTTGATCTTGTTTTACGTAATAATCGAACATCAGAAGCGCACCCATTAGGTATTTTCCATCCACACGCTGATGTGCATCACATTAAAAAGGAAAATATTGGGCTGATCGAGGTATTGGGCCTTGCAGTTTTACCAGCAAGATTAAAAGATGAGTTAGCTGAAATCAGACAATTTTTACTTGACAATTCAAGTAATATCGCTGCTTATCATCAAACGTGGGCGAAGCAAATCAAACAAGCGTATGGCACGATTTCAAGTCCTGAACAGGTAGATCAAATCATTGAAAATGAGCTCGGAAAGAAATTCGCCCGCGTACTAGAAGATGCGGGTGTATTTAAGGAACAAGCAACTTTCAACCGTTTTATTCGGACATTAAATGAAGTGGGTGAATGA
- a CDS encoding ROK family transcriptional regulator, with the protein MQRGTFQLMKSVNKSNILNKIRKSEPISRAQIAKETKLTPPTVSSIVKELLEQGIIRESNLGDSKGGRKPTMLLINKDAFYIIGVDAGPERVECILADLSGEVFERMSSKLRKPVSNDQFITILKENINKILQSSMTDKEKVMGIGVAMHGVVDVETGTSLIAPNLDLKNIPIKAELEKAFNLIVKVENDARAMALGESWFGGHGDLESMVAVNIGRGVGSGVVIHGKLYHGAQDIAGEIGHMTIDMNGTICECGNRGCLQTFASGEAIAKRAQKEVHDETESDTLTGQRVHELAQHGNEPYIHVLEETGRAIGIGLTNLVHLINPSEIVLGGGVMKSEKFILPAIKQTIQQQALTEDSKQTQVTVTKLGDDATLLGSVALLLVELFDPVEKS; encoded by the coding sequence ATGCAGCGTGGCACATTTCAGCTAATGAAATCAGTAAACAAATCAAACATCCTAAATAAAATACGTAAATCTGAACCTATTTCCAGAGCACAAATTGCAAAAGAGACGAAGCTTACGCCACCTACAGTAAGTAGTATTGTGAAAGAACTACTTGAACAGGGCATAATAAGGGAGAGTAATCTCGGGGATTCAAAAGGTGGAAGAAAACCAACCATGCTTCTTATTAATAAGGATGCTTTCTATATTATTGGAGTAGATGCCGGACCGGAAAGAGTGGAATGCATTCTTGCTGATTTATCAGGAGAAGTATTTGAGCGAATGTCAAGCAAGCTAAGAAAACCCGTATCAAATGATCAATTCATTACGATTTTAAAAGAAAATATCAATAAAATTTTACAATCATCAATGACAGACAAGGAAAAGGTTATGGGTATTGGTGTGGCGATGCATGGGGTTGTCGATGTAGAAACAGGCACTTCCCTTATTGCACCAAACTTAGACTTAAAAAATATCCCGATTAAAGCTGAACTTGAAAAAGCCTTTAACTTAATTGTGAAAGTAGAGAATGATGCACGGGCAATGGCGCTCGGTGAATCTTGGTTCGGCGGTCATGGTGATCTGGAGAGTATGGTTGCTGTTAACATTGGCCGCGGTGTAGGTTCGGGAGTTGTTATCCATGGAAAGTTATATCACGGGGCGCAGGACATCGCTGGCGAAATTGGTCATATGACTATTGATATGAATGGGACGATTTGTGAATGTGGCAATCGAGGCTGTCTACAAACATTTGCTAGTGGCGAGGCCATTGCAAAGAGAGCCCAAAAAGAAGTGCATGATGAGACAGAATCAGACACGCTAACAGGCCAACGTGTTCATGAATTAGCCCAACATGGAAATGAACCCTATATTCATGTTCTCGAAGAAACCGGGAGGGCAATCGGCATTGGTTTAACGAATTTAGTACATCTTATTAACCCCAGTGAAATCGTTTTGGGTGGTGGGGTAATGAAAAGTGAAAAATTCATCCTACCTGCCATTAAGCAAACAATTCAACAGCAAGCCCTTACAGAAGATTCGAAACAGACACAAGTAACAGTGACAAAGCTTGGTGACGATGCGACATTATTAGGTTCGGTTGCACTATTATTGGTGGAGTTATTTGATCCAGTTGAAAAAAGCTGA
- a CDS encoding aldose epimerase family protein, which translates to MENVVLGYKDYGDYETNPNFFGALIGPVAGRIQDATFELNEKTYALEANDGENHLHGGSNGFHQVIWHVEPFETNSSVGLKLSHTRADQEGGYPGNVDVCVIYTLNNANQLMLEYRATSNQATPFTVTNHSYFNLSGNLKNTVHNHHVTMDSGKFIELDEELIPTGQWYRVAGTTFDFRNGGLLQDGFNDKLEQNQIAGSGYDHYFIFDDKQEQNVIVRDSDSGRTLTIQTDQPGMVMYTANTLEEGLELAEGLSKKHLGVCFETQASPASLHHEGFPNVILEGESTYNKRTLFSFGVEN; encoded by the coding sequence ATGGAGAATGTTGTTCTCGGCTATAAAGACTACGGTGATTATGAAACGAATCCCAACTTTTTCGGCGCCTTAATTGGACCGGTTGCTGGAAGAATTCAAGATGCTACATTTGAACTAAATGAAAAAACATATGCCTTGGAAGCCAATGATGGGGAAAATCATCTCCACGGCGGATCAAACGGGTTCCATCAAGTGATCTGGCATGTTGAACCTTTTGAGACAAATAGTAGCGTTGGGTTGAAACTGTCACATACAAGGGCAGATCAAGAAGGCGGCTATCCTGGCAATGTAGATGTTTGTGTGATTTATACCTTAAATAATGCGAATCAACTTATGCTTGAATACAGAGCAACGAGCAATCAAGCGACGCCATTTACCGTAACGAATCATTCCTATTTTAATTTAAGCGGAAATCTAAAAAACACAGTCCATAATCATCATGTGACGATGGATAGTGGAAAATTTATTGAATTGGATGAGGAATTAATTCCGACTGGGCAATGGTATAGAGTTGCCGGCACAACCTTTGATTTTCGCAATGGCGGTCTACTTCAAGATGGATTCAATGATAAATTAGAGCAAAATCAAATTGCCGGAAGTGGGTATGATCATTATTTTATTTTTGATGACAAGCAGGAGCAAAACGTAATCGTTCGAGATTCAGATTCTGGACGAACATTGACTATACAAACTGATCAACCAGGCATGGTTATGTATACAGCAAACACCTTAGAGGAAGGTTTGGAGTTAGCAGAAGGCCTTTCTAAAAAACATCTGGGCGTGTGTTTTGAAACACAGGCTTCACCAGCATCATTACATCACGAAGGATTCCCAAATGTGATTTTAGAAGGTGAATCAACATATAATAAACGTACGCTTTTTTCTTTTGGAGTGGAAAACTAA
- a CDS encoding pyridoxal-phosphate-dependent aminotransferase family protein: MYSNILRHPGPTPIPKEVERAMGQNMISHRSEEFTKLYQEATERVKPLFGTKQDIMLLPSGGTAALEAAVANTSSVGDEVVVVTIGAFGNYFVSICEKHGLHVHKLEKNWGEACTKEELANFLKPLSGIKAVFVTYNETSTGILNPVKQLADAVHEHSDALFVVDGVSCIGGAPAEMDAWGIDILVTGSQKAIMLPPGLAFVAVSEKAWKVIEANRTTVYYLDLLSYREWAEKSMTPNTPAISLIMGLSAVCDLIEEEGGFAKTVERHELMKNMVRKAMKALSIDLLTSDKYASPTLTTICAPKGLDLSAYLTHLKKEYHLDFAGGLGHLQGKVFRFGHMGYCFPSDILQAVSLIEAGLQDFSYQFESGAGVKAAQNVFLSSLKK, encoded by the coding sequence ATGTATTCCAATATTCTTAGACATCCTGGGCCTACTCCAATTCCTAAAGAAGTGGAACGGGCAATGGGGCAAAATATGATTAGTCATCGTTCAGAGGAATTTACCAAGTTATATCAAGAAGCGACAGAACGTGTGAAACCCTTATTCGGGACGAAGCAAGATATTATGCTTCTTCCTTCAGGCGGGACAGCAGCATTAGAAGCAGCTGTAGCCAATACCTCCTCCGTTGGTGATGAAGTAGTTGTTGTCACGATAGGTGCTTTTGGGAACTATTTTGTTTCGATCTGTGAAAAACATGGTTTGCATGTTCATAAACTTGAAAAAAACTGGGGAGAAGCTTGTACAAAAGAAGAACTCGCTAACTTTTTAAAACCTTTGTCTGGTATCAAGGCTGTTTTTGTGACCTATAATGAAACGTCTACGGGCATTTTAAATCCGGTCAAGCAATTGGCAGATGCGGTACACGAGCACTCAGACGCTTTATTTGTTGTGGATGGGGTAAGCTGTATTGGAGGAGCTCCTGCAGAAATGGATGCGTGGGGTATCGATATTTTAGTAACCGGATCACAAAAAGCAATCATGCTTCCTCCAGGACTTGCTTTCGTAGCTGTAAGTGAAAAAGCTTGGAAAGTCATAGAGGCTAATCGGACGACTGTCTATTATTTAGATTTATTAAGTTATCGTGAATGGGCGGAAAAATCAATGACACCGAATACACCAGCTATTTCATTGATTATGGGGTTATCTGCTGTGTGTGATTTAATTGAAGAGGAAGGTGGATTTGCCAAAACAGTAGAACGGCATGAACTCATGAAAAATATGGTTCGGAAAGCGATGAAGGCACTTTCTATTGATTTGTTAACAAGCGATAAATATGCATCACCAACATTAACGACGATTTGTGCTCCAAAGGGGTTGGATCTGTCAGCCTATTTAACACACTTGAAGAAGGAGTACCATCTTGATTTTGCTGGAGGGCTTGGCCATCTACAAGGCAAAGTTTTTAGGTTTGGACATATGGGATATTGCTTCCCTAGTGATATACTTCAAGCAGTTTCCTTAATAGAAGCAGGTCTACAGGACTTTTCCTACCAATTTGAGAGTGGCGCAGGAGTGAAGGCGGCGCAAAATGTTTTCTTGTCCTCCTTAAAAAAATAA
- the galE gene encoding UDP-glucose 4-epimerase GalE: MSVLILGGAGYIGSHAVYQLMDQGEHVVVVDNLQTGHREAIHPKATFYEGDIRHIDFLRHVFEKETIDAVIHFAAHSLVGESMEKPLSYFDNNVYGTQVLLQVMVEYNVTYIVFSSTAATYGEPEAVPITENQPTNPTSTYGETKLTMEKLMKWTQAAHGIKFVSLRYFNVAGARETVEVGEDHRPETHLIPIILQAALGQRSHITIFGEDYDTRDGTCIRDYVHVEDLTRAHLLALNHLQNGGNSDIFNLGSNQGFSVKEIIETAREVTDNDIPTQTGERRAGDPGVLIASSEKAKSKLGWKPTRTSITKIIKDAWKWHTTHPNGYEKDVK; this comes from the coding sequence ATGAGTGTGCTTATATTGGGAGGAGCTGGCTATATCGGCTCCCATGCCGTTTATCAATTAATGGATCAGGGAGAGCACGTGGTAGTCGTCGATAATCTCCAAACCGGTCACAGAGAAGCAATCCATCCAAAAGCCACATTCTATGAAGGCGATATTCGGCATATCGATTTTCTCCGCCATGTATTCGAAAAAGAAACAATAGACGCTGTTATTCATTTTGCAGCCCATTCCCTTGTTGGTGAATCCATGGAAAAACCACTTTCATACTTTGATAATAATGTTTATGGTACGCAAGTTTTGTTGCAGGTGATGGTGGAATATAACGTAACATATATCGTATTCTCCTCTACTGCTGCAACTTACGGAGAACCAGAAGCGGTCCCGATTACAGAAAATCAGCCAACAAATCCAACCAGCACATACGGGGAAACAAAGCTAACCATGGAAAAGTTGATGAAATGGACGCAGGCAGCTCATGGAATAAAGTTCGTTTCCCTACGCTATTTCAATGTGGCTGGCGCTAGGGAGACTGTAGAAGTCGGAGAAGATCATCGTCCAGAAACCCATCTTATCCCGATTATTTTACAGGCAGCTCTTGGTCAGCGTTCCCATATCACCATTTTTGGAGAAGATTATGATACACGTGATGGCACGTGTATTCGTGATTATGTACATGTGGAAGATCTCACCCGAGCACATCTTTTAGCCTTGAACCATTTACAAAATGGCGGTAATAGCGACATTTTCAACCTTGGAAGCAATCAGGGTTTTTCCGTTAAAGAAATAATCGAAACAGCACGAGAAGTAACGGATAACGATATCCCGACTCAAACTGGAGAACGACGTGCAGGTGATCCAGGTGTTTTAATTGCCAGTTCCGAGAAAGCGAAAAGCAAGTTAGGCTGGAAACCAACACGAACATCGATTACGAAAATCATAAAAGATGCCTGGAAGTGGCATACAACCCATCCCAATGGCTACGAGAAGGACGTGAAATAA
- a CDS encoding discoidin domain-containing protein, with translation MVKGKTKRIYFIAILLLLIGVLNIPTVQIASTNESNDSDFFSSFEPGDPEPNWENTVEEDSDGNKMTSGIDGNLPLEGIQGDITDNVVNIEVPGENPPNETKEKLIDRDINSKWLIFEERAYIELELQEPDAVVKYALTSADDFPDRDPKNWQLLGSRDGENWTTLDTRTDEDFDDRHQTKTYEVENTTEYSHYRVEITANNGDSSLQLSGIAISNGIDVPSPPPSDMNSLISTGPSSSYTANTNAGWTGLNAFEYSGSHLSDDRAYSYNKVYDVDIPVKADTALSYYIHPEFTNSEHTDYSSTYAAVDLAFSDGTYLHELDALDQHGIKLNPQDQGNSDTLYPHQWNYKESKIGDVAEGKTIERILVAYDKPEGSAEAEEPITFKGHVDDIQIEGDPVEETYSRLTDYVDTLRGTNANGTFSRGNNIPAVAVPHGFNFWTPVTDAGTDSFLYNYHEDNNDENLPELQALSLSHQPSPWMGDRQTFQVMPSDTTGKPSENREERALAFERDNEMAKPHYYSVTFENGIQAEMTPTNHAAMFRFTFEDNASNLIFDNISNDGGIDLDPENGIMSGYTDVKSGLSTGATRMFVYAAFNQSVSDSGMLTDEGRDGVAAYYKFDTTE, from the coding sequence ATGGTAAAGGGGAAAACCAAGCGTATCTATTTTATAGCTATTTTACTGCTTTTAATAGGAGTCTTAAACATTCCAACGGTTCAAATTGCTTCAACGAATGAATCAAATGATTCTGATTTTTTTAGTTCGTTTGAGCCTGGTGATCCAGAACCGAATTGGGAAAATACTGTAGAAGAGGACTCGGATGGTAATAAGATGACATCGGGTATTGATGGGAATCTACCACTTGAGGGTATTCAGGGGGACATCACAGATAACGTTGTAAATATCGAAGTACCTGGAGAAAATCCTCCAAATGAAACCAAAGAAAAATTAATTGATCGGGATATTAATTCGAAGTGGTTAATTTTTGAGGAGAGGGCATATATAGAACTTGAACTTCAAGAGCCTGACGCGGTGGTCAAATATGCATTAACATCGGCGGATGACTTTCCGGATAGGGATCCTAAAAATTGGCAATTATTAGGATCCAGGGATGGAGAGAATTGGACAACCCTTGACACTAGAACAGATGAGGATTTTGATGATCGTCATCAGACTAAAACCTACGAGGTTGAAAACACCACAGAATATTCGCATTATCGTGTAGAGATAACGGCTAATAATGGTGATTCCAGCTTACAATTGTCAGGAATTGCTATATCAAATGGGATTGATGTGCCCTCTCCACCACCTTCTGATATGAATTCATTGATCTCGACAGGTCCATCAAGTTCTTATACTGCTAATACGAATGCAGGATGGACCGGATTGAATGCGTTCGAATATTCTGGGTCTCATCTTTCCGACGATCGAGCGTATTCCTATAACAAGGTTTATGACGTTGACATTCCTGTTAAAGCAGATACTGCATTATCGTATTATATTCACCCTGAGTTTACTAATTCCGAGCACACGGATTATTCGAGTACTTATGCGGCGGTTGATCTAGCATTTTCCGATGGAACATATTTACATGAGCTTGATGCGTTGGATCAACATGGTATAAAGCTGAATCCACAAGATCAAGGAAACTCAGATACCTTGTATCCACACCAATGGAATTACAAAGAATCCAAGATCGGTGATGTGGCCGAAGGGAAAACGATTGAACGTATTCTTGTTGCTTATGATAAACCTGAAGGGTCGGCAGAGGCTGAAGAACCGATAACATTCAAAGGACATGTTGATGACATTCAGATAGAGGGAGATCCAGTCGAGGAAACCTATTCCAGATTGACGGACTACGTTGATACATTGAGGGGAACAAATGCGAACGGTACCTTTTCCCGTGGGAATAACATCCCTGCCGTTGCCGTTCCGCATGGCTTTAACTTCTGGACACCCGTGACGGATGCCGGTACAGACAGTTTCTTATATAACTATCATGAAGACAATAATGATGAAAACCTCCCGGAGCTTCAAGCACTCTCATTAAGCCATCAACCAAGTCCGTGGATGGGGGATCGACAGACATTCCAAGTGATGCCATCTGATACTACAGGAAAACCCAGTGAGAATCGGGAAGAGCGTGCGCTAGCTTTCGAACGAGACAATGAAATGGCAAAGCCTCATTATTATAGTGTGACATTTGAAAATGGCATTCAAGCAGAAATGACGCCGACCAATCACGCTGCAATGTTCAGATTTACGTTTGAGGATAACGCTTCTAATTTGATATTTGATAATATCAGTAATGATGGAGGGATTGACCTTGATCCTGAAAATGGCATAATGTCTGGTTATACAGATGTTAAAAGTGGACTTTCAACAGGGGCTACACGCATGTTTGTTTACGCAGCGTTCAATCAATCGGTCTCTGATAGTGGTATGTTAACGGATGAAGGCAGAGATGGTGTGGCCGCATATTACAAATTTGACACCACGGAATAA
- a CDS encoding GH92 family glycosyl hydrolase, protein MRIATSLISVDQAKKNLDLEIGSQDSFETVKESAQQAWEDKLNIIEVEGATEDQLVTLYSNMYRLFLYPNAAYENVGTVEQPDYKYASQLDIDACDTSTSNETYADIEDGEVYVNNGFWDTYRAAWPAYSLLTPKHAGEMIDGFVQHYRDGGWISRWSSPGYADLMAGTSANIAFADAYLKGVTNFDVESFYESAIKDAAVASPNNNVGRKGTETAIFDRYTNTETGEGMSWALDGYINDFGIANLAKTLSKEGNDEMNYNHFEEDAQYYLNRAQNYIHMFDANVAFFQGRSSSGEWRHSSEAFNPAEWGYDYTETNAWNMAFHTPQDGQGLANLYGGKEGLIQKLDTYFDTPETVEFPGSYGGIIHEMREARDVRMGMYGFSNQPSHHIIYMYNHVGQPWKTQEKVSEVMNRQFIGSEIGQGYPGDEDNGEMSAWYIFNALGFYPFTMGSSDPEYAIGAPLFEKATIHLENGEEIVINAPDNSKENKYVQNLQVNGEDYTNTSILHDDLAGGATLDFEMGPEPSDWGTKQTEAPESITPAATEGLSAPQPLKDLTDGLIDGDEGIAIDSENDNTNLLFDNTSETELIFENNTPWIQYQFTDKKKKGRMYTLTSGDSVSSDEPESQMADPQSWVLKGSNDGEDWTILDQRENETFKWRHYTRAFEIENPGEYEFYQLEITDNGGHRSTALAEVEILGYDGPIKGLSSGIQNLVENLDKDGEFTSGEAVYALNLHLTAVDHYENEGEEEKVVDHMEGFLGLLQHQHDNNLMSTEAYQFLKSNADYMIKMWD, encoded by the coding sequence ATGCGAATTGCTACCTCTTTAATTAGTGTGGACCAAGCGAAGAAGAATTTAGATCTAGAAATTGGTTCACAAGACAGCTTTGAAACAGTTAAAGAAAGTGCGCAACAAGCGTGGGAAGATAAGTTGAATATCATCGAAGTTGAAGGGGCAACAGAAGATCAGCTCGTTACTTTATATTCTAATATGTATCGCCTATTTCTCTATCCAAACGCTGCGTATGAAAATGTCGGTACGGTAGAACAACCTGACTATAAATATGCAAGTCAGCTCGATATTGACGCTTGTGATACAAGTACGTCTAATGAAACATATGCTGATATTGAAGATGGGGAAGTCTATGTAAATAATGGCTTTTGGGATACTTATAGAGCAGCCTGGCCGGCGTATTCGCTTCTAACACCTAAACACGCTGGTGAAATGATCGATGGCTTTGTACAGCATTATCGGGATGGAGGTTGGATTTCCAGGTGGTCTTCACCGGGATATGCAGACTTAATGGCAGGAACAAGCGCCAATATTGCGTTTGCTGATGCTTATCTTAAAGGCGTCACCAACTTTGATGTGGAAAGCTTTTATGAATCAGCGATAAAAGATGCAGCTGTTGCTTCTCCTAATAACAATGTAGGGAGAAAAGGAACGGAAACGGCTATATTCGATAGATATACTAATACAGAAACTGGTGAAGGTATGTCATGGGCACTTGATGGCTATATTAATGATTTTGGCATTGCTAATCTTGCGAAAACATTATCAAAAGAGGGAAACGATGAAATGAACTACAATCATTTTGAAGAAGACGCTCAATACTATTTGAATCGTGCCCAAAACTACATTCACATGTTTGATGCCAATGTTGCGTTTTTCCAGGGAAGGTCGTCATCAGGGGAATGGCGCCATTCATCTGAAGCATTCAATCCAGCTGAATGGGGGTATGATTACACGGAAACTAATGCTTGGAATATGGCTTTTCACACGCCGCAAGATGGACAAGGATTAGCAAATTTGTATGGTGGCAAGGAAGGGCTTATTCAGAAACTCGATACGTACTTTGATACACCAGAAACTGTTGAATTTCCAGGAAGTTATGGTGGTATTATTCATGAAATGAGAGAGGCAAGAGATGTGAGAATGGGTATGTATGGGTTTAGTAACCAGCCGTCCCACCATATCATTTATATGTATAATCATGTTGGCCAACCGTGGAAAACACAAGAAAAGGTTAGCGAGGTCATGAACAGACAGTTCATTGGAAGCGAGATTGGTCAAGGGTATCCAGGTGATGAAGATAATGGCGAAATGTCTGCTTGGTATATTTTCAATGCGCTTGGATTTTATCCATTCACGATGGGAAGTTCTGATCCAGAATATGCCATTGGTGCTCCTTTATTTGAAAAAGCAACTATTCATTTAGAAAATGGGGAGGAAATTGTGATTAATGCCCCTGACAATAGCAAGGAAAATAAATATGTGCAAAACCTTCAGGTAAATGGCGAAGATTACACAAACACTTCGATTTTGCATGATGATTTAGCTGGTGGAGCAACGCTAGATTTCGAAATGGGGCCGGAACCTTCAGATTGGGGTACTAAGCAAACGGAAGCACCAGAGTCGATTACGCCTGCTGCAACGGAAGGATTGTCCGCTCCACAACCGTTGAAGGATTTGACAGATGGATTGATCGATGGAGATGAAGGCATCGCAATCGACAGTGAAAACGATAATACAAATCTGCTATTTGACAATACGTCCGAAACAGAATTAATCTTTGAGAATAACACGCCTTGGATTCAGTATCAATTTACGGATAAAAAGAAAAAAGGCCGTATGTATACGCTAACCTCGGGAGACAGTGTCTCCTCAGACGAACCTGAATCACAAATGGCTGATCCTCAAAGTTGGGTATTGAAAGGTTCCAATGATGGTGAGGATTGGACCATTTTAGATCAAAGGGAAAATGAAACATTCAAATGGCGTCATTATACGCGAGCATTTGAAATTGAGAATCCAGGGGAATACGAATTTTACCAATTAGAAATCACGGATAATGGAGGTCACCGTTCTACCGCTTTAGCGGAAGTAGAAATTCTAGGGTATGATGGTCCAATTAAAGGTTTAAGTAGTGGTATACAAAACTTAGTTGAGAATTTGGACAAAGATGGCGAATTTACGAGCGGTGAAGCGGTTTATGCGTTAAACCTCCATTTGACTGCAGTCGATCATTATGAGAATGAGGGAGAGGAAGAAAAAGTTGTTGATCACATGGAAGGTTTCCTTGGTTTATTGCAACACCAACATGACAATAACTTAATGTCTACTGAGGCTTATCAATTCTTAAAGTCGAATGCGGATTATATGATTAAGATGTGGGATTAG